A DNA window from Mycolicibacter hiberniae contains the following coding sequences:
- a CDS encoding AurF N-oxygenase family protein, whose translation MLLGAVCTSRITRAARARNRRTRAAPDQDYAAMLAALSANSERHRFDPLTDLDWDAPEYAVCPQDPRWVLCDGPLARTAWYRRQPLTTQIAIGMWHQANIAKIALQFESMLIRGLVQYASRVPNGSPEHRYCLRETIEECHHVLMFQELVNRIGQDVPGMPRWMRRLSPVLPLYAGPFPNAFFFGVLAGEVPVDVIQTKALRTAGSAHPLVRAIMAVHVAEEARHICFADARLRQRVPHARWVNRVWMSIYVPVLMRVFARPIVLPPRAFFRHFGVPRSVRRQLRAGSAESRQELRDTFADIRMLCDDLGLMTTAGRLMWRVCGIGGPPSRYRGEPRRAQQATRITGN comes from the coding sequence ATGCTGCTCGGAGCCGTGTGCACGAGTCGAATCACCCGCGCGGCGCGCGCGCGGAACCGCCGGACCCGCGCCGCCCCCGACCAGGACTACGCCGCCATGCTGGCCGCGCTCTCGGCGAACTCCGAGCGGCATCGCTTCGACCCGCTCACCGACCTGGACTGGGACGCCCCGGAGTACGCGGTCTGCCCGCAGGACCCGCGCTGGGTGCTCTGCGACGGTCCGCTGGCCCGCACCGCGTGGTATCGCCGCCAACCGCTCACCACGCAGATCGCGATCGGGATGTGGCACCAGGCCAACATCGCCAAGATCGCGCTGCAGTTCGAGAGCATGCTCATTCGCGGCCTGGTGCAGTACGCCTCGCGAGTGCCCAACGGATCGCCGGAACACCGCTACTGCCTTCGCGAGACTATCGAGGAATGCCACCACGTCCTGATGTTCCAGGAACTGGTGAACCGGATCGGCCAGGACGTGCCCGGCATGCCACGCTGGATGCGCAGGCTGTCGCCGGTGCTGCCGCTGTACGCCGGCCCCTTCCCCAACGCGTTCTTCTTCGGGGTGCTGGCCGGCGAGGTCCCGGTCGATGTGATCCAGACAAAGGCGCTGCGCACTGCCGGGTCGGCACATCCGCTGGTGCGGGCGATCATGGCTGTCCACGTCGCCGAGGAGGCGCGACACATCTGTTTCGCCGACGCCCGGCTGCGTCAGCGCGTCCCGCACGCCCGATGGGTCAACCGGGTGTGGATGTCGATCTATGTTCCGGTGCTCATGCGGGTGTTCGCGCGGCCGATCGTGCTGCCGCCCCGCGCGTTTTTCCGGCATTTCGGCGTACCCCGGTCGGTCCGCCGGCAGCTACGGGCCGGCTCGGCCGAATCGCGCCAGGAGCTGCGCGACACCTTCGCCGACATCAGGATGCTCTGCGACGATCTGGGCCTGATGACCACGGCCGGGAGGCTGATGTGGCGGGTGTGCGGCATCGGCGGGCCGCCGTCGCGATACCGCGGTGAACCGCGGCGCGCGCAGCAGGCCACCCGGATCACCGGGAACTGA
- a CDS encoding nitroreductase family protein, which yields MPDSEFPYTHVPATAEALARLDMPLGEAMMTQRAIRRVYSDPVDDAVVLKCIELALRAPTGNDGQNWEFIVVKDRKVKEELARRYRQAWKIQRGVVLRRKIKTDESIAGIARAMQWQIDHFAELPVLVVACLRLGASEGRLPVVRMPHIAESAYWGSIYPSVQNLLLAARAMGLGASLITLPLWNQRAVRRTLGLPHAVTPCCIVPLGWPRGRYGPTTRRPVGEVVHLNSYGDRAWLE from the coding sequence ATGCCTGATTCGGAGTTCCCGTACACCCACGTGCCGGCCACCGCCGAGGCACTGGCCCGGCTGGACATGCCGCTGGGTGAGGCGATGATGACCCAGCGTGCGATCCGGCGGGTGTATTCCGACCCGGTCGATGACGCGGTGGTACTCAAGTGCATCGAACTGGCGTTGCGGGCCCCGACCGGAAACGACGGTCAGAATTGGGAATTCATCGTCGTCAAGGACCGCAAAGTCAAAGAGGAATTGGCGAGGCGGTATCGGCAGGCCTGGAAAATTCAGCGCGGCGTGGTGCTGCGGCGCAAGATCAAAACCGACGAGTCGATCGCCGGAATCGCGCGGGCCATGCAGTGGCAGATCGACCATTTCGCCGAGCTGCCGGTTCTGGTGGTGGCCTGCCTGCGTCTGGGGGCCAGCGAGGGCCGGCTGCCGGTGGTGCGGATGCCGCACATCGCCGAATCCGCCTACTGGGGTTCGATCTATCCCAGCGTGCAGAATCTGCTGCTCGCGGCCCGTGCCATGGGCCTGGGCGCGTCACTGATCACCCTGCCGCTGTGGAATCAGCGCGCGGTGCGGCGCACCCTGGGTCTGCCGCACGCGGTCACACCGTGTTGCATCGTGCCGCTGGGGTGGCCGCGCGGGCGTTACGGGCCGACCACCCGCAGGCCCGTCGGGGAGGTGGTTCACCTGAACTCCTATGGCGACCGTGCATGGCTGGAATAA
- a CDS encoding MMPL/RND family transporter, with translation MSTRHRNHGGSSAAAFVRRFAVPIILAWVAITILVNVAVPPLEQVAKEHPVSLSAKDSPSIQAMARLGQVFAESDTDSAAMIVIEGDEPLGDAAHQYYNELIAQLNADTVHVQHIQDFWGDPLTAGGAQSADGKAALVQLNLAGNQGEALANDSVEAVRDVVQRTPAPPGVRAYVTGPAPMVTDMNTSGDRAVLKILVATVTVISLMLLLLYRSLSTVGLLLAVVGIELAAARGIVAALGHYGLIGLSTFAINILVTLAIAAGTDYGIFFIGRYHEARHAGEDPETAYFTTYRGVAHVVLASGLTIAGATFCLSFTRLPVFQTMGLPCAVGMVVAVAIALTLVPAVLAVATRHGLLEPRRKMSDRGWRKVGTAIVRWPVPIFVAACSVALIGLLALPGYQVSYRDPSFIPQDTPANLGWAAAARHFPESRLLPEVVMVESDHDMRNSADFLVLNKVAKSIFAVEGVAMVQGVTRPEGTPLGHTSIPFLLSMQNAGQMQNLDFVKNRVADMRRQADDLDETIASLQRMYALMQDLNSSTHHATGVSQEAMDLSQQVRGNIADLNENTKSLRESVEKQQNCANDQTCMSLRAAYAAMDGTTLLTDKINELAPDLTNIDTVTPQLLAMMPAQIAALRSLQTMMLTLHSTMSGILAQVEEVGGDSTAMGQDFDAAKSDDSFYLPRDAFDNPDFKRVVGLFLSPDGHAARFFITHDGYPATPEGMARVNLIKKAATEALKGTPLATATVYVAGTAALFNDLQGSADYDLLIAGITALAIIFIIMLLITRSFIAAVVIVGTVLASLGASFGLSVLLWQYIFGIHLHWLVMVMSVIILLAVGCDYNLLLVARFKEEMGAGLKTGIIRTMGGTGKVVTAAGLVFAFTMASMLVSDLRVVGQVGTTIGLGLLFDTLVVRSFMMPSMAAMLGRWFWWPLNVRQRPARMPAAAGGAAAPVAPARRQRSFEDMVATAFPELSGRPADDRPTEVLATVRPPEEEPDR, from the coding sequence ATGAGTACACGCCACCGGAACCACGGCGGGTCCTCGGCAGCCGCATTCGTTCGCCGCTTCGCGGTGCCGATCATCTTGGCCTGGGTGGCCATCACCATCCTGGTCAACGTCGCCGTTCCGCCGTTGGAGCAGGTCGCCAAGGAACACCCGGTGTCGTTGAGCGCCAAGGACTCGCCGTCGATTCAGGCCATGGCTCGGCTCGGGCAGGTCTTCGCCGAGTCCGACACCGACAGCGCGGCGATGATCGTCATCGAAGGCGACGAGCCCCTCGGCGACGCCGCGCACCAGTACTACAACGAGCTCATCGCGCAGCTCAACGCCGACACCGTGCACGTCCAGCACATCCAGGACTTCTGGGGCGACCCCCTGACCGCCGGGGGCGCCCAGAGCGCGGACGGCAAGGCGGCCCTGGTTCAGCTGAACCTCGCCGGAAATCAGGGCGAGGCCCTGGCCAACGACTCGGTCGAGGCGGTGCGCGACGTCGTGCAGCGCACCCCCGCGCCGCCGGGGGTTCGGGCCTACGTCACCGGGCCGGCGCCCATGGTCACCGATATGAACACCAGCGGCGATCGGGCGGTCCTGAAGATCCTGGTGGCCACCGTCACGGTGATCTCGCTGATGCTGCTGCTGCTGTATCGCTCGCTGAGCACCGTCGGGTTGCTGTTGGCCGTGGTGGGGATCGAACTGGCGGCGGCGCGCGGAATCGTCGCGGCACTGGGCCACTACGGGCTGATCGGGCTGTCCACGTTCGCGATCAACATCCTTGTGACCCTGGCGATCGCGGCCGGCACCGATTACGGCATCTTCTTCATCGGCCGCTACCACGAGGCGCGCCATGCCGGCGAAGACCCGGAGACGGCGTATTTCACCACCTACCGCGGCGTCGCTCACGTGGTGCTGGCTTCGGGCCTGACCATCGCCGGTGCGACGTTCTGCCTGAGCTTCACCCGGCTGCCGGTGTTTCAGACCATGGGGCTGCCGTGTGCGGTGGGCATGGTGGTGGCGGTGGCGATCGCGCTGACGCTGGTGCCGGCGGTGCTGGCCGTCGCCACGCGCCACGGGCTGCTCGAACCGCGCCGCAAGATGTCCGACCGCGGCTGGCGCAAGGTGGGCACGGCGATCGTGCGGTGGCCCGTTCCGATTTTCGTCGCGGCCTGCTCGGTAGCGCTGATCGGCCTGCTCGCACTGCCGGGCTACCAGGTCAGTTACCGGGACCCGTCGTTCATCCCCCAGGACACCCCGGCCAACCTCGGCTGGGCGGCCGCTGCCCGGCACTTCCCGGAGTCGCGCCTGCTGCCCGAGGTGGTGATGGTCGAGTCCGACCACGACATGCGCAACTCCGCGGACTTCCTGGTGCTCAACAAGGTGGCCAAGAGCATCTTTGCCGTTGAGGGCGTTGCGATGGTGCAGGGCGTCACCCGCCCGGAGGGCACCCCGCTGGGGCACACCTCGATTCCTTTCCTGCTCAGCATGCAAAACGCCGGCCAGATGCAGAACCTGGACTTCGTCAAGAACCGGGTGGCCGACATGCGCCGCCAAGCCGATGACCTTGACGAGACCATCGCCTCGCTGCAGCGGATGTACGCGCTGATGCAGGATCTGAACTCCAGCACCCACCATGCGACCGGTGTCTCCCAGGAGGCGATGGACCTGTCCCAGCAGGTGCGGGGCAACATCGCCGACCTGAACGAGAACACCAAGTCGCTTCGGGAATCGGTGGAAAAGCAGCAGAACTGCGCCAATGACCAGACCTGTATGTCGCTGCGTGCGGCCTATGCGGCCATGGACGGCACCACCCTGCTCACCGACAAGATCAACGAACTGGCGCCCGACCTGACCAATATCGACACGGTCACGCCGCAGCTGCTGGCGATGATGCCGGCGCAGATCGCCGCGCTCCGCAGCCTGCAGACCATGATGCTGACGCTGCACAGCACGATGTCGGGCATCCTGGCCCAGGTCGAGGAGGTCGGCGGCGACTCGACGGCGATGGGCCAGGACTTCGACGCGGCGAAAAGCGACGACTCGTTCTACCTGCCCCGGGACGCCTTCGACAATCCGGACTTCAAGCGGGTGGTTGGACTGTTCCTGTCGCCGGACGGTCATGCGGCGCGCTTCTTCATCACCCACGACGGTTACCCGGCGACTCCGGAGGGCATGGCGCGGGTCAACCTGATCAAGAAGGCGGCCACCGAGGCACTGAAGGGCACCCCGCTGGCAACCGCCACGGTGTATGTGGCGGGCACCGCCGCGCTGTTCAACGACCTACAGGGCAGCGCCGACTACGATCTGCTGATCGCCGGAATCACTGCCCTGGCAATCATTTTCATCATCATGTTGCTGATCACCCGGAGCTTTATCGCCGCTGTGGTGATCGTCGGGACGGTGCTGGCGTCGTTGGGAGCCTCCTTCGGGCTGTCGGTCCTGCTGTGGCAGTACATATTCGGCATCCACCTGCACTGGCTGGTGATGGTGATGTCGGTGATCATCCTGTTGGCGGTGGGCTGTGACTACAACCTGCTACTGGTGGCCCGGTTCAAGGAGGAGATGGGTGCCGGGCTGAAGACCGGGATCATCCGGACCATGGGCGGCACCGGCAAGGTCGTCACGGCCGCCGGCCTGGTGTTTGCCTTCACCATGGCCTCGATGCTGGTCAGCGATCTGCGGGTGGTGGGTCAGGTGGGGACCACGATCGGGCTGGGTCTGCTCTTCGACACCCTGGTGGTGCGCTCCTTCATGATGCCGTCGATGGCGGCGATGCTGGGACGGTGGTTCTGGTGGCCGCTGAACGTGCGGCAGCGCCCGGCGCGGATGCCGGCGGCGGCCGGCGGTGCTGCCGCACCGGTAGCACCCGCCCGCAGACAACGGAGCTTCGAGGACATGGTCGCCACGGCGTTCCCGGAGCTCTCCGGCAGACCGGCCGACGATCGCCCCACCGAGGTGCTGGCCACGGTCCGCCCCCCGGAGGAGGAGCCCGACCGCTGA
- a CDS encoding cytochrome P450 — protein MDQKELTRRLRFRASLLKIGTDGLIGVIRDRATAYRYAVTRRETAPLTDFDPFAPETMHDPYPGYRTLLTGPKVWYSRKRGIWIIPGYDEVRQALRDNEALSSAQSQARFRVRLQTMNATDPPEHTRLRRSVSRAFTPRAMKSWEININRAADELVAAMVERGRVEIVSDLAKPLPNRLITMMLAIPQEDRHQFLEWADTINEAAFAPLSLRGMVMNMRSSQAVIAMHRSLDPMIKARRADPGDDLISMLAAPSGADTLSDDEVFWTASMLVGAGSETTTNLISGLFLTLAQRPDVYARLREQPELIPTAIEEQLRLVAPVQGFYRTATCDYQVGDHTIPAGARVLVLYAAANRDPRHYPDPDTFDLDRNPGDHLAFGGGAHYCLGTHLTRIEVSRVLTQLIPHVETIRLDGEPRYLVNATMRGLEHLPVELVPAGSAGHPAPARSGNTGAR, from the coding sequence ATGGACCAGAAGGAACTGACGCGCCGACTTCGTTTTCGCGCCAGCCTGCTCAAGATCGGCACCGACGGGCTCATCGGCGTCATCCGCGACCGGGCGACCGCCTACCGCTACGCGGTGACCAGACGCGAGACCGCGCCGCTGACCGACTTCGACCCGTTTGCCCCGGAGACGATGCACGACCCGTATCCGGGGTATCGCACGCTGCTGACCGGCCCCAAGGTCTGGTACAGCCGCAAGCGGGGCATCTGGATCATCCCGGGCTATGACGAGGTCCGCCAGGCGTTGCGCGACAACGAGGCGTTGTCCTCGGCGCAGAGCCAGGCCCGCTTCCGGGTCCGCCTGCAGACCATGAACGCCACCGACCCGCCGGAGCACACCCGGCTGCGCCGGTCGGTGTCGCGGGCATTCACCCCGCGTGCGATGAAGTCGTGGGAGATCAACATCAACCGCGCCGCCGACGAGCTGGTGGCCGCGATGGTCGAGCGCGGCCGCGTGGAGATCGTCTCCGACTTGGCCAAGCCCCTGCCGAACCGGCTGATCACCATGATGCTGGCCATACCGCAGGAGGACCGTCACCAGTTCCTGGAGTGGGCCGACACCATCAACGAGGCCGCATTCGCGCCGCTGAGCCTGCGCGGGATGGTGATGAACATGCGCTCGAGTCAAGCGGTGATCGCGATGCACCGCAGTCTGGACCCGATGATCAAAGCCCGCCGCGCCGATCCCGGCGACGACCTGATCTCGATGCTGGCGGCACCCAGCGGTGCCGACACCCTCTCCGACGACGAGGTGTTCTGGACGGCATCGATGCTCGTCGGCGCCGGCAGCGAGACCACCACGAATCTGATCTCCGGACTGTTCCTGACCCTGGCACAACGTCCCGACGTCTACGCGCGGCTGCGCGAACAGCCCGAGCTGATCCCCACGGCCATCGAAGAGCAGCTCCGGCTGGTCGCTCCGGTGCAGGGCTTCTACCGAACCGCGACGTGCGACTATCAGGTCGGCGACCACACCATCCCGGCCGGTGCACGGGTGTTGGTGCTCTACGCGGCCGCCAATCGCGATCCTCGCCACTACCCCGATCCGGACACGTTCGACCTGGACCGCAATCCGGGCGACCACCTCGCTTTCGGTGGGGGCGCGCACTACTGCCTCGGCACGCACCTGACCCGCATCGAAGTGAGCCGGGTGCTGACCCAGCTGATCCCCCACGTCGAAACCATCCGGCTCGACGGCGAGCCCCGCTATCTGGTCAACGCGACCATGCGCGGCCTGGAGCACCTGCCCGTCGAACTGGTTCCCGCCGGCTCCGCCGGGCACCCCGCACCGGCCCGGTCCGGGAACACCGGCGCCCGATGA
- a CDS encoding SDR family NAD(P)-dependent oxidoreductase produces MSAQPVALVTGATSGIGEATADQLQAAGYRVYAVGRNSEALQRLTSRGLTARQLDVTDEAAVQRLVAEITAEHGAVDVLVNSAGFPLTCPLEQLPLEDLRGLFETNVVAALNLAQAVLPGMRHRRSGVIVNIGSTGGRFASPGAGGYHVVKYGMEALSLSLGAEVAPFGVRVVLLDPTAVRTPFVISQQEARPTYAADDPYGDFKVRYAENTRQLSAKRGVMIEPDTVARAVLRVVRARNPRPRYVIGISGKATVLARALVSDRLWNRILMRGLRD; encoded by the coding sequence ATGAGCGCCCAGCCGGTAGCGCTGGTCACCGGAGCAACCAGCGGGATCGGCGAGGCAACTGCCGACCAGCTGCAGGCGGCCGGTTACCGCGTCTATGCCGTCGGGCGTAATTCCGAAGCGCTGCAACGTCTTACCTCCCGGGGGTTGACCGCACGCCAACTCGACGTCACCGACGAGGCTGCAGTGCAACGCCTTGTCGCGGAGATCACTGCCGAGCATGGTGCGGTGGATGTGCTGGTCAACAGTGCCGGATTTCCGCTGACCTGTCCCCTCGAGCAACTGCCGCTGGAAGACCTGCGCGGCCTGTTTGAGACCAATGTGGTTGCAGCACTGAACCTTGCTCAGGCGGTTCTGCCCGGAATGCGCCACCGCCGGTCCGGCGTCATCGTCAACATCGGCAGTACCGGAGGGCGTTTCGCCAGTCCGGGCGCCGGCGGTTACCACGTGGTCAAGTACGGCATGGAGGCGCTGTCGCTGTCCCTGGGTGCCGAGGTGGCGCCGTTCGGCGTCCGCGTGGTGCTGCTCGACCCGACCGCGGTCCGAACGCCGTTCGTCATCTCTCAGCAGGAGGCGCGACCCACCTACGCAGCCGATGATCCTTACGGCGACTTCAAAGTTCGCTACGCCGAGAACACCCGCCAGCTCTCTGCCAAGCGGGGCGTGATGATCGAGCCCGACACCGTCGCGCGCGCGGTGCTGCGCGTGGTCAGGGCCCGCAACCCCAGGCCGCGCTACGTGATCGGAATCTCCGGCAAGGCAACCGTGTTGGCCCGTGCCCTGGTTTCCGACCGGCTGTGGAACCGCATTCTGATGCGCGGGCTGCGCGACTGA
- a CDS encoding phthiotriol/phenolphthiotriol dimycocerosates methyltransferase translates to MNRLIFNPVTHRVLTNPFVYNLVFTSFVNKRFSTQTRMLSGDDWLFLNYGYEEDPPMAVPLDPSDEPNRFFIQQYHRTAAQVDLAGKKVLEVSCGHGGGASYVMRTFKPAAYTGLDLNETAIEFCRTRHQLPGLDFVQGDAENLPFDDGSFDVVLHVEASHLYPHPARFFDGAARVLAPGGHFLYTDFRRRSELDRWDAELAGAGLRLVSQEDISMDVLRGNEKNLDRKQSMIAHHGNVARLASAATDWTFNGALRNGEFVYRLYCFAKD, encoded by the coding sequence ATGAACCGCCTGATATTCAACCCGGTTACCCATCGCGTGTTGACGAATCCCTTCGTCTACAACTTGGTGTTCACCTCTTTCGTGAACAAGCGATTCTCCACCCAGACCCGGATGCTCAGCGGCGACGACTGGTTGTTCCTCAACTACGGCTACGAAGAGGACCCGCCGATGGCGGTGCCGCTGGATCCCTCCGACGAACCCAACCGGTTCTTCATCCAGCAGTATCACCGCACCGCCGCCCAGGTCGACTTGGCCGGCAAGAAGGTCCTGGAGGTCAGCTGCGGTCACGGCGGCGGCGCGTCGTATGTCATGCGCACCTTCAAGCCCGCCGCCTACACCGGCTTGGACCTCAATGAGACCGCGATCGAGTTCTGCCGCACGCGCCACCAGCTGCCCGGCCTGGACTTCGTGCAGGGCGACGCCGAGAACCTGCCGTTCGACGACGGCTCGTTCGATGTGGTGTTGCACGTCGAGGCATCGCATCTGTACCCGCACCCGGCCCGGTTCTTCGACGGTGCCGCACGCGTGCTGGCCCCGGGTGGGCATTTCCTCTACACCGACTTCCGCCGGCGCAGCGAGCTGGACCGCTGGGACGCCGAGCTGGCCGGCGCCGGATTGCGCCTGGTGTCCCAGGAGGACATCAGCATGGACGTGCTGCGCGGCAACGAGAAGAACCTCGACCGCAAGCAGAGCATGATCGCCCACCATGGCAACGTGGCCCGACTGGCCAGCGCCGCCACCGACTGGACCTTCAACGGGGCGCTGCGCAACGGCGAGTTCGTCTACCGGCTGTACTGCTTCGCCAAGGACTGA
- a CDS encoding alpha/beta hydrolase gives MLEVIDRGGTSSAHPVPLLFVHGAWHAAWCWEENFLGYFAERGYRALAVSFRGHGASSSDKPLRACGVDDYVADIATVAESLPVPPVVIGHSMGGLIVQKYLEGRPAPAAVLMASIPPRGNYGSTLRWLRHRPWDAIKMAVTGRALPYISTPERARQHFFSATTPAETVLQCAARLQEDSPRISVDCLILKLPRPSRVSTPLLVLGAEQDGAHTCKEVRATARAYGTEAEFFAGMGHNMMLEPGWDAVAERIHRWLGDRGL, from the coding sequence GTGCTTGAGGTGATTGACAGGGGCGGTACCAGTTCGGCGCACCCCGTTCCGCTGTTGTTCGTCCACGGTGCCTGGCACGCCGCGTGGTGCTGGGAGGAGAACTTCCTCGGATACTTCGCCGAGCGGGGATATCGCGCGCTGGCGGTCAGTTTCCGCGGTCATGGTGCCAGCTCCAGTGACAAGCCGTTGCGGGCCTGCGGAGTCGATGATTACGTCGCCGATATCGCGACGGTGGCCGAGAGCCTCCCGGTGCCCCCCGTGGTGATCGGCCACTCCATGGGCGGGCTGATCGTGCAGAAGTACCTCGAGGGCCGTCCGGCGCCGGCGGCCGTCCTGATGGCGTCCATCCCGCCGCGGGGCAACTACGGTTCCACCCTGCGCTGGCTGCGCCACCGGCCGTGGGATGCGATCAAGATGGCGGTGACCGGCAGGGCGCTGCCCTACATCAGTACGCCGGAGCGGGCTCGGCAGCATTTCTTCTCCGCGACCACCCCGGCGGAGACCGTCCTACAGTGCGCGGCCCGGCTGCAGGAAGACTCCCCGCGGATCAGCGTGGACTGTTTGATCCTCAAGTTGCCCCGGCCCAGCCGCGTGAGCACGCCACTGCTGGTGCTCGGCGCCGAACAGGACGGCGCCCACACCTGCAAAGAGGTGCGAGCCACCGCACGGGCCTACGGCACCGAGGCCGAGTTCTTCGCGGGCATGGGCCACAACATGATGCTGGAACCAGGGTGGGACGCCGTGGCCGAGCGCATCCACCGATGGCTGGGCGATCGCGGCCTATAG
- a CDS encoding flavin-containing monooxygenase — translation METQQYDAVIVGAGFGGIGAAIQLNRLGYDNIVIVDRLDGLGGTWRVNHYPGLSVDQPSTTYSYWFEPNPYWSRLFAPGHEVQAYAEHVADKYDVERFMRFNTSVDGAQWDDDAKVWRTSLAGGETLTSQFLIIATGFLCQPKIPDIPGIDTFAGHVVHTAEWDHDYSMAGRRAAVIGTGSTGIQVIPELAKEVADLTVYQRTPILVTPKSDVVFPPPVQRMFARVPFTQRIVRWLTDNTTDFMMVLTMWRYRRFKFLNKAMAAQSALHRLLSVRNRELARKMAPDFDFGCKRPSISNDYYPAFAKPNVQLVTEGIERIEPDGIVSRDGVKREADTLVLATGYDVWESNLPAIEVIGRGGRNLGKWWRETRFQAYQGMTVPQFPNFINMSSPFSWVGLSWFNTVEYQTRHMRRLFGELQRRGAQTFEVTEDANARFYERMMGLLDSSVFHRGNCATSNSYWFNQNTGEAPLFRPTSVRSAVKEQDRFPLSDYRIG, via the coding sequence ATGGAGACGCAGCAATACGACGCCGTCATCGTGGGCGCAGGCTTCGGCGGCATCGGTGCGGCGATCCAGCTCAACCGGCTGGGTTACGACAACATCGTGATCGTGGACCGCTTGGACGGCCTCGGCGGAACGTGGCGGGTCAACCACTATCCCGGCCTCTCGGTCGACCAGCCCTCTACTACTTATTCCTACTGGTTCGAGCCCAACCCGTACTGGTCGCGGTTGTTCGCGCCCGGTCACGAAGTCCAGGCCTACGCCGAGCACGTCGCGGACAAGTACGACGTGGAGCGCTTCATGCGGTTCAACACCAGCGTCGACGGTGCCCAGTGGGACGACGACGCGAAGGTCTGGCGGACCTCGCTGGCCGGCGGCGAGACCCTGACGTCGCAGTTCCTCATCATCGCCACCGGCTTCCTGTGCCAGCCGAAGATCCCCGACATCCCCGGCATCGACACCTTCGCGGGCCACGTCGTTCACACCGCGGAATGGGACCACGACTACTCGATGGCCGGTCGCCGGGCGGCCGTCATCGGGACCGGGTCCACCGGGATCCAGGTGATTCCCGAGCTGGCCAAAGAGGTCGCCGACCTGACGGTGTACCAGCGCACGCCGATTCTGGTCACACCCAAGTCCGACGTGGTGTTCCCGCCTCCGGTGCAACGGATGTTCGCCCGCGTGCCGTTCACCCAGCGCATCGTCCGCTGGCTCACCGACAACACCACCGACTTCATGATGGTGCTGACGATGTGGCGCTACCGGCGCTTCAAGTTCCTCAACAAGGCGATGGCGGCCCAATCGGCCCTGCACCGGCTGCTGTCGGTGCGCAACCGCGAGCTCGCCCGCAAGATGGCGCCCGACTTCGACTTCGGCTGCAAACGCCCGTCGATCTCCAACGACTACTACCCGGCGTTCGCCAAACCGAACGTGCAGCTGGTGACCGAGGGGATCGAGCGGATCGAACCGGACGGCATCGTGTCGCGCGACGGGGTCAAGCGGGAGGCTGACACCCTGGTGCTGGCCACCGGCTACGACGTCTGGGAGAGCAACCTGCCCGCCATCGAGGTGATCGGTCGCGGCGGCCGTAACCTGGGCAAATGGTGGCGCGAGACCCGATTCCAGGCCTACCAGGGCATGACGGTGCCCCAGTTCCCGAACTTCATCAACATGTCCAGCCCGTTCTCCTGGGTCGGCTTGTCCTGGTTCAACACGGTGGAATATCAGACCCGGCACATGCGGCGGCTCTTCGGCGAACTGCAGCGGCGGGGCGCGCAGACCTTCGAGGTCACCGAGGACGCCAACGCGCGGTTCTACGAGCGGATGATGGGCCTGCTGGACAGCTCGGTGTTCCATCGCGGCAACTGCGCCACTTCGAACTCGTACTGGTTCAACCAGAACACGGGGGAGGCGCCGCTGTTCCGGCCGACCTCGGTGCGCAGCGCCGTCAAAGAGCAGGATCGCTTCCCGCTGTCGGATTACCGGATCGGATAA
- a CDS encoding phthiotriol/phenolphthiotriol dimycocerosates methyltransferase has product MPLYKKAFKYWYPFMTKRMGHDDVVFLNWGYEQDPPLGLQLDAADEPNRYSIQLYHQTATQIDLAGKDVLEVSSGHGGGASFLARTLKPASYTGLDFNPDGVAFCKKRHQVPGLDFVQGDAMNLPFPDNSFDAVVNVEASHIYPDFAQFVREVGRVLRPGGHFLHTDFRAKEDIESWQQTLATPPLRLVNERDISREVVRGLAANSPRSNALINERMPFFLRRFAREFAVVEGSLFYRDLDRGEITYRIFDLVKE; this is encoded by the coding sequence ATGCCGCTTTACAAGAAGGCCTTCAAGTACTGGTACCCGTTCATGACGAAGCGGATGGGGCACGACGACGTCGTCTTCCTGAACTGGGGCTACGAGCAGGACCCGCCGCTGGGCCTGCAGCTCGACGCGGCCGACGAGCCCAACCGGTACTCGATCCAGCTCTACCACCAGACCGCGACCCAGATCGACCTGGCCGGCAAGGACGTCCTCGAAGTCAGTTCCGGCCACGGCGGCGGTGCCTCCTTCCTGGCCCGCACCCTCAAGCCGGCCTCCTACACCGGCCTGGACTTCAACCCCGACGGCGTCGCCTTCTGCAAGAAGCGCCACCAGGTGCCCGGCTTGGACTTCGTGCAGGGTGACGCAATGAACCTGCCGTTCCCGGACAATTCCTTCGACGCGGTGGTCAACGTCGAGGCCTCACACATCTACCCCGACTTCGCGCAGTTCGTCCGCGAGGTGGGACGGGTGCTGCGCCCGGGCGGGCACTTCCTGCACACCGATTTCCGCGCCAAGGAAGACATCGAGTCCTGGCAGCAGACCCTGGCCACCCCGCCGCTGCGGCTGGTCAACGAGCGCGACATCAGTCGCGAAGTGGTGCGCGGGCTGGCGGCCAACTCACCGCGCTCCAACGCGCTGATCAACGAGCGCATGCCGTTCTTCCTGCGCCGCTTCGCCCGGGAGTTCGCCGTGGTCGAGGGGTCGCTGTTCTACCGCGACCTGGACCGCGGCGAGATCACCTACCGCATTTTCGACCTCGTCAAAGAGTGA